A window of Pseudomonas denitrificans (nom. rej.) genomic DNA:
CATCCAGTTGCCGAGGAAGACGTCGAGATCCTTGTTCGCCAGCGACTTGTAGGTCACCGGCACGGACAACATGGTCACCTTGGTGGTGTAGCCAAGCGACTCGAGCACCTGACGGGTAGTAGCGGTGGTCACGGTGATGTCGGTCCAGCCGACGTCGGAGAATCGAACCGTGCCGCACGACTCAGGTTCAGCGGCCTGAACCGCCAGCGGTGCGCAAACGGACACAGCAGCCAGCAGCAAAGACTTGCAACCTTTCATGAGCGTACTCCTCTGCGGGGTGGGGCGACGGCGCTGCGCGCATGGGGCGCGGCGGTCTGAAAATTATTGGTGGGACCTCAGATACAGGTCCTTTTGTTGTCATTTCGTAAACGATCATGGAGCAGGAAAATTTCGTCGCCTACCGGGTGGGTCGCATCCAGTGCAGGCGAAGTCGTATTCAGCACCAGCCATGTCGCATCCAGTGGAAAGGCCCGGTTCCAGCGACTTGCAGAGGCCCGGATCATTCCATGGCGGCGGTTTTCTGGCCCCCTGGCGCCGCACCCGATGCGCTCGGAGCGACACCCTGCAGCCAGCCGTCGAGTACCTGCGGGTTGGCCTTCAGCCAACTCTTGGCGGCCTGGCGGGGATTGCGTCGCTCGTTGAGCACCGCATCCATCAGCTGGTTCTCCATCGCCAGGTCGAATTTCAGGTTCTTCAGCAGCCGCGCGACATTGGGGCACTCCTGAAGATAGCCTGCTCTGACGTTGGTGAAGACCGTCGCACCGCCATAGTTGGGACCGAAGTAGGAATCCCCTCCCTCCAGATAGTTCATTTGGATTCGGGTATTCATCGGGTGCGGCTCCCAGCCCAGGAACACGATGGGTTGCTTCAAGGCCCCGGCTCGCTTGACGTAGGCCAGCATGTCGGCCTCGCTGGACTCCACCAGCTTGAAGTCGCCCAGGCCGAAGGCTTTCTCCTTGATCATCTTCTGGATCAGCTGGTTGCCGTCGTTGCCCGGCTCGATACCGTAGATGCGCCCGCCCAGCTGCTCCTTGAATTTTGCGATATCGGCAAAAGTCTTCAGGCCCGCCTCATAGGCATAGCGCGGCACCGCGAGGGTGTACTTGGCGCCTTCGAGGTTGGCGCCCACGGTTTCCACCTGGCCCTTGTCGGCGAAAGGCTTGATGTCGTTCGCCATGCTCGGCATCCAGTTGCCGAGGAACACGTCGATCTTCTTCTCCGACATCGCCTTGTAGGTGTCCGGCACCGACAGCCGCACCACCTGCGTGCGGTAGCCCTGGTGGCTGAGCACCAGGCGGGTCACCGCGGTGGTCACGGTGATGTCGGTCCAGCCGACATCGGCGAAGCGCACCACGGCGCAGGATTCGGGTTCGGCGGCGCGCACGACGCCCGGAAGTACCACGGATAACGCCAACAGCGACGACACAAGACTCTTCATGAGACCAGCCTCTGACTGCGGAGAATGGGGGTGGATACGGGCGAACGCGGCCGTTCGTCGGTGGCGGATCATGGAACAGCGAAGCCGCCCACGCCTATCGACCGGTCGTGGTTCGCGGCGCTCGCGTCGTAAAGAGGCAAGCTTTCGTCGGCCCCGGAACAGGTGGCTTCGCGCCCCGCACCGACGGGGTGCGCAGGCGGCGTTATTGGATACGGCCGCGTCGCCGATGGACGCAGCCGGCGCCGGACTTGGGTCGATGATGGCCGGGCATCGCGGGCACAGGGACGTGCCTATCCCCCCTCTCTCATGGACGTGCAGCTCGCCCGGAGTCCGGCATGGCAATCAGTGTGTTCGACCTGTTCAAGATCGGTATCGGCCCTTCCAGTTCGCACACGGTCGGCCCCATGCGCGCCGCCGCGCTGTTCGTCGGCGCCCTGCGCGAACGGCAGATGCTCGAACGCACCAGCCGCGTGGAGGTGCGCCTGTACGGCTCGCTGTCCGCCACCGGCGTCGGCCACGGCACCGACCGCGCCGTCATCATGGGCCTGATGGGCGAATGGCCGGACCGCATCGACCCCAGCCAGATCGAACCGCGCATGGCGCAGCTGCGCAGCAGCGGCGAACTGCTGCTGGCCGGCAGCCGGGCGATCCCCTTCGACTGGGTCCGCGACATGCGCCTGCTCGAAGAAAACCTGCCCTACCATCCCAACGCCATGCGCCTGACCGCCATCGAAGGCGACCACGTGCTGCACAGCGACACCTACTACTCCATCGGCGGCGGCTTCGTGGTCGACGAGGAACAGGCCGCCTCCGGCAGCGTCGACACCGACAACACCGTGCTGCCCTACGACTTCGCCAGCGCCGCCGAACTGCTCATGCTCTGCCGCCGCCACAACCTGCGCGTGTCCGAGCTGATGATGGCCAACGAGCGCATGTGGCGCAGCGAAACCGACATCCGCGAAGGCCTCAGGAGCATCTGGCAGGCCATGCGCGACTGCGTGGAAAACGGCCTGCGCCACGAAGGCATCCTCCCCGGCGGCCTCAACGTGCAGCGCCGCGCCGCGCGCCTGCACCGCAACCTGCTGGAAATCGGCAAGCCCAACGTCATCGGCTCGACCCTCTCCGCCATGGAATGGGTCAACCTCTTCGCCCTCGCCGTGAACGAGGAAAACGCCGCCGGCGGGCGCATGGTCACCGCACCCACCAACGGCGCGGCCGGCATCATCCCGGCGGTGCTGCACTACTACATGCGCTTCAACCCCGACGCCAGCGACGACGACGTCACCAACTACCTGCTGGCCGCCGCCGCCGTCGGCATCCTGTGCAAGAAGAACGCCTCCATCTCCGGCGCCGAAGTCGGCTGCCAGGGCGAAGTCGGCTCCGCCTGCGCCATGGCCGCGGCGGGCCTTGCCGAAGTGCTCGGCGCCTCCCCCGAACAGGTGGAGAACGCCGCCGAGATCGGCCTGGAACACAACCTGGGCCTCACCTGCGACCCAGTCGGCGGCCTCGTCCAGGTGCCCTGCATCGAACGCAACGCCATCGCCGCGGTGAAGGCCATCAACGCCGCGCAGATGGCCCTGCGCGGCGACGGCCAGCACTTCATCAGCCTCGACCAGGTGATCCGCACCATGCGCAACACCGGCGCCGACATGCACGACAAGTACAAGGAAACCTCGCGCGGCGGATTGGCCGTCAGCATCATCGAATGCTGACCCTCAATCGACCACGCCAGAGCCGGCGCGCCCCCTGATGGCGCAAGCGGTACGCCCGTCCCGACCAGACAGCGGGCGTTACCGTTCCGGGCACAGCACCACCGGCGCCGTGACCGGTGAGTGCTACCAAAAACCCCAGGCCACGATCCATGCGTATTTGCGACCTTCGAGGCGTCGCATTCCGGACCTGCAAAAACGGCATTCCCATGCCGTTTTCTTTTTTAGTTGAACGCCCATTCAACCTAGGCACGGCATTTGCCTTGTCATAGGCAGCGAGAAAAGAGGAACCGCCCGGGCCAACCCCGAGGCCGACTCCCGAACAGAACAACAAGCATAAGAAACGCCTCCCGTGAGGCGACTGTGACTAGCGTGAGGTGACTGAATGAACGCGTTCAACCCCGGAGTTCCCCCGCAAAACCGAGCTCCGCAGTCCATCGGCTTCCTGCTGCTGGACAACTTCACCCTGATCTCCCTGGCCTCGGCGGTGGAACCGCTGCGCATGGCCAACCAGCTCTCCGGACGCGAACTCTACCGCTGGCACACCCTGAGCCTCGACGGCCGCCAGGTCTGGGCCAGCGACGGCCTGCAGATCACCCCCGACGCAGCCTGCGACAGCGCCCCGCAGATGGACACGCTGATCGTGGTCGGCGGCGTCGGCATCCAGCGCAGCGTCACCCGCGAACACACCACCTTCCTCCAGGCCCAGGCGCGCCTGGGTCGCAAGCTCGGCGCCGTGTGCACCGGCAGCTGGGCCCTGGCCCGCGCCGGCCTGCTCGACGGCTACGACTGCTCGGTGCACTGGGAATGCCTGGCCGCCATGCAGGAAGCCTTCCCCCGCGTGGCCATGAGCACCCGGCTGTTCTCCATCGACCGCAACCGCTTCACCTCCTCCGGCGGCACCGCGCCGATGGACATGATGCTGCACCTGATCGGCCGCGAGCACGGCCGCGAACTCTCGGCGGCGATCTCCGAAATGTTCATCTACGAGCGCATCCGCAACGAACAGGACCACCAGCGCGTACCGCTCAAGCACATGCTCGGCACCAACCAGCCCAAGCTGCAGGAAATCGTCGCGCTGATGGAAGCCAACCTCGAGGAGCCCATCGACCTCGACGAACTGGCCGTCTACGTCAACGTCTCGCGCCGCCAGCTCGAACGCCTGTTCCAGAAGTACCTGCACTGCTCGCCGTCGCGCTACTACCTCAAGCTGCGCCTGATCCGCGCGCGCCAGCTGCTCAAGCAGACCTCGATGTCGATCATCGAAGTCGCCTCGGTGTGCGGCTTCGTCTCCACCCCGCACTTCTCCAAGTGCTACCGCGAATACTTCGGCATCCCGCCGCGCGACGAGCGCCAGGGCCAGCCCATCGGCCAGCCGGTCATGGTCATGCCCATCCCGCAGGACCTCGCCCTCATGCCCAACTCCTCGGCCATCTCGGCCCTCAGCCAGGCCCAGGGCGAATCCACCTTCGCCAGCGTGCGCGTGCTCTGACGACACCCTGGAGCAACACGAAGGGGAGGCCACCGGCCTCCCCTTTTTCATTCCTGTGACGCATGACTCCCCATCATTCAGATTCGTCTGAATCGCAAAGCGCCGAGAATCTCGCAGTCTCCAAACGGTCGGCCCCAGCCGGCAAGCTTTGGAGCCACGAGACACATGGATACCGCCCTCGAATACCTGGCGCGGCGTACGCGGGAGCTGTATCGCACGGCCATCGAACTGAACCGCTCGACGCTGACCGGCATCCAGCTGCTGCGCCAACTCGAACGCCTGCGCCCGGAAATCTTCGACGTCAGCCGCCAGCTCGCCGACCTACTCGGCGAACAGACCGACGCGCTCGCCCAGGCCCGTGCCGACAAGGCGCAGAAGCTCATCCTCGCCCTTCACCGCCGGCTGCTCAGTGGCTACTGGCACCTGCTGCGGACCCGCCGCGCCGAGCGCAAGACCGCCGCCCTGCTGATGCAACGCATGGTGCGCAGCCTCCAGGAAGTCCACTGCAACTGCCTGCAGAACCAGCACCCGGCACCGCCCGGCCTGTGGCACCTGCTGCACCAGCTGTACGGGCGCGCCCTGCGGCTGGAAGTCCAGCACCTGCCCATCAGCGACGGCGAAGCCTTCGAACCGCGCAGCCAGACCATCGCGGGGGGCTACCTGCATTGCCTGCTCATCGCCGGCTCCCGGCCGCTGGAAATACCCGCAGAGAGCCTGCCGGCGCTGATCGAATCCACCCAGGTCTTCGCCTCCATCGTCCACATCCAGCCGGAACAGCCGGGCAACGCCTGGCGGCTCGATCGCGAGAGCGACCGTCCCTTCCTCGATCCGGATGCCGCGAGCAGCAGCAGCGGCCTCGCCCTGAAGCTCGACGAACTGCTGGACATGCTCAAGCGCTTCGTTGCGGCCAGCAACGGCGACGCGGGTTTCGATCTCAACGCCCATCTGCTCGCCTGCTGGAGCACGGCAGACGCGGCCCCGGGTCCCTGGCAGGTCTGCCGAGGCATCCCGGCCCTGCTCGCCCACCTCGGCGTCACCGAGGACAGCAGCCTCGATGCCCGCCACTTCCAGCGCCAGCAACACCAGAGCGACGTCTGGTCCCACCATTCCAGCGGCCGCGGCGGGCTGGACGAGCTGGTCGCGCACCAGGGCGACATCGAGTTCAGCCCCCCCACGATCAACCCCAGCCTTCCGCCCACCCTACCGCTGGACCAGCCCCACACGAGCGGGCAACACTTCAGTGGGCACTGGGAAGACTCGCCGCCACCGGCCGTTGGCGAACTGCTGGGCCTCCTCCTGACTCCCGGCGGCGCCTGGCAACTGGCCCAGGTGGAAAGCCTCCGCCTGCTCGGCGGCGACCGCTATGAACTGCGCGGCGCGTGGCTGTCCGCACAACCACGCCCCTGCCGCCTCAGCCTGCGCAGCAAATTCCAGGAAAGTGCACCCCACCACGCCCTGCTGCTACCCGACACGAACCCACTCCGCGTGCTCTGCCCGACACTCCCGCTGGAGGCGGGCCGAAAGGTCACGGTGGAAGATCAGGGCCGACACTACATGGCCTTGCTGGGAGAGCCGGCCGGCAACACCTTCGCGCTCACCCCACTGGAAGTGGCCGCCGACCCGCCCTGATACCTGAGCCCGAGACACACCCTCGCCCGCCGGAGAGGGTGCTGTTGCTGGAGCGGCCAGCCCTATCCCCGCCCGTCCAGCTCCATCAACCGCGCCGCATCGGTAAACCGCACCCACAACCGCCCCTGCCAATCCAGCAAGGCAATGTGCTGCCCCTGCACCTCCCGGAACTTGTGGCGCGGCAACAGCGCGTTGTCCTGCTGCGCCGCACGCAGCGCCGGCACCACCTCGTTGCTCAGCCACTGCCGCAGGCTGCGGTTCTCCGGGTGGTACAGGTGCAGCAACAGCAGCGCATATACCCCGCTCTCGCTCACCAGCCACTCATCCTCCGCCGCGCCGGCCAGGCGCTCCCGGCGCGACTGGTCCGGCTCCAGCTTGCGCACCAGCTCCGCCCCGCGCTTGCTCGCGGTCAGCTTGGTCAGGTCGCGCAGCACGAACCACGGCTGCTGATCCAGCAGCACGCCGCGCAACTGGCGGTTGTAGCGCACGAAGGATTGGGTATTCAGGCCATGTTCGGCCGGGAAGGACATCGACGTCATCATGCAGTAGCTCCTTGCTCAAGACAGGAAGCCGCCGCCCGAAACAGCCGAAATAAGGGAGGCGGACCGTGCAAGGGTGGAAAACCAGCTCATACGAACGAAAACCGGCCGGACCGAAGTCCGCCTTACACGATCCGCCATAGACCACCAGAACCATTCAGCCCACGGGTGGCTGATCGCTTCTGCTATAGCGGTGTATTCGTATGAGTACAGGTTTCCACACCTGACCACGCCGAAACGTGGTGCCAGGAACGCTACGCAGAGGGCTTGTAGGACCGCAACGCCGGCGCAGTGTAGGGAAACTCCCGCGTTGACCGGAGCAGAAACCCGCGCCCTTCAGGGAATTGCCTAACCCGGTGAATGCCGTCTCAGGAACCCGCCGACAGACGCGTAGGGCGCATAACCCGGAACGGGTTATCCGCCAGGACGGCGGATAACGCCTCAGGCGTTATTCGCCCTACCCAGGCTATCGAGCCACGGAGCCGTTGCAGGAGCGGGCCATGCCCGCGACCGCGCCCATGGGGCGCTCCTGCAGGTTGCCCCTCAGCGCACCAGACTCAGCTGCCACGACACCCCGAACCTGTCGCTCACCCAGCCAAAGCGCGGGCTGAAGCCGTAGTCGCCCAACGGCATATACACGCGCCCACCCTCCGCCAGCACCGCGAAGATGCGCTCCAGCACCTCCCCCGACTCGAACTCCACGAAGATCGAACTGGACGGCGTGAAATCGAAGTCATGCTTCACCGGGCTGTCCGAACACAGGAATGCCTGCCCGCACACCTCGAACCGCGCCACCTTGATCGTCCCCTCCGGCCCCGGCTCACCGGCGCCATAGCGCTCCACGTGCACCACGCGGGAGTTGGGAAAAGTAGCGAGATACAAATCCAGCGCCGCCTGCGCGACGCCGCCCTGGAACATGAGGAAGGGAGTGGCTGTAGTCATGGCGGCTCTCCTGTGAAGGGAAAGGGCCAGTCTAGGACATCGGTAAGGTGATTCCGAAACGACCGGATTGCCGTGGCTGAAATTAACCTATAAGGTTAATTTCGGTTGATGGACAAGCGCACGCCTCACCACAAGCTTCCGCTGATCAGGCTCGCCATTGCCGAGCGGCGATATCGCTTCACCCGCGTGGCACTGGAAGGCGCCCTCGAACTGGGGCTGGAGTCCACAGAACAGGTCCTGGCGGTCATTACCGGCCTAACCTCGGCGGACTTCTACAAGAGCATGACCACCTACGCCGACCACAGCATCTGGCAGGACGTCTATCGCCCGAGGGTGAACGGCCGGCAGGCGTACGTAAAGCTCACCCTGCAGGGCGACTTGCTCATCGTTTCATTCAAGGAGAAGTGACCATGCTATGTCCGGTCTGCGGCCAGGCCGACCTGGTCCACGCCATCCGCGACTTGCCCTACACGTACAAGGGGCAGTTCACCACCATTCCCCAGGTCGAGGCTGACTGGTGCGACGCCTGCGGCGAGTCCATCACCGGGCCAACCGAGAGCGAGCGTGTCATGCAGGCCATGGCCGAGCATCGCCGCCAGGTGAATCAGGCCGCCGGCCACCAGACGCTGATCCGCGAAGTCCGCAAGGAACTGCTGCACCTGTCCCAGCGTGAAGCGGGAGAGCTGTTCGGTGGCGGTCCGAACGCTTTCAGCCGTTACGAACGTGGCGAAACCGAGCCCCCGGTCGCTCTGGTCAAATTGTTCGGCATCCTCAAGACACACCCCGAGCTGGCGAAAGAAGTACGCCAGGAGTGAACGAAGAAAAAGCGAAGAAAAAGGGGGACAGATTTATTTTTCTACTCTAATCCCGACTCACCAGCCAGCTTTAGAGTAGAAAAATAAATCTGTCCCCTTTTCGTGATCCCCTTTTCGTGTCCTAAATACTTTCGCCTCTCTCGGTCGGGTCCCGACAGACATCACCACCATTTAGGATAGCTGTCGAATGCACCTACTAAACAAGCCAACTCATCATCGGATATCGGTCTTTTTCCTTTTATCAAAGAACTCCCACCGTTTAGATCAGCTTCTGAAACATTCCAAACTAAACTTCCTTCAGAAAAATCGATCTTCAACTCAAACGCCCGCTCCATATCCACCAGAATTGAAGCGGACCTTCTCTTCAAAGCACTGAGAAACTCGTCAAAAGCGTCACACTCAAGCCATAGAGTTGTGACAACTGAAAAACCATACTTAAACCCTCGCACTTCCAAACTAATAGAGACCTTCATTGAAGGTGTACGCTCATCAAACTCCAAGATCTCCATCGAGAACTTAACCGGACTATCGAATTTAATATCCATTAGTGCGACCCAATATATCTAGCATGAATAATAGTCGGCAGTTCACCAGAGGAAAAAGGGGACAGATTTATTTTCTGTACTCTAATCCCGACTCGCCAGACAGCTTTAGAGTAGAAAAATAAATCTGTCCTCTTTTCGCTGAATCTGTCCTCTTTTCGCTGAGTCTTTTCCGGTGTCTAATCAACCGAGAATGATGAGAAATAAAATGAAAGCTTTTTATCTTCAATATCGCTCAGTTGATAACGCATCCTATCAAATCCAGAATTCAATTTATCCACGCGCATATGCATCAACTGGGTCAGTCCGCCACCAAAATCACGGGCCGTAAATTGGCTGACATCAGAGAATCTGATACGCACAACATTAGCCCCTATTCTTTCAGAGTCCGATATTGATAAATATAAGTCATAGGCCATCCTATCATCACTCAAGCCAACACTAATTTCATTCAAGCAGTTGTGAGCAATAAGAATTTCATTCAATTCCACAATTTTATTCATTATTTATTCGCGTCTCCTTCCCATTTGAACCATAGCCGGGACCATATTCGTAAGTATAGAAAAAGGGGACAGATTTATTTTCGATGCTCTAATCCTGACTCTGCATCTAGCTTTAGATTAGAAAAATAAATCTGTCCCCTTTTCAGCCTCAGTATCGCTAACTACTAAAACCTCATCCAAAGATATATTCAAGGTGCGAGAAAGCAAGGATGCAAGGATGCAAGGATGCAACCTCCCCGAATGGAATTTTATCGCCCAATAAAAAATCAATCATTTTTTATAGACCTCCAAACTTTCAACGCTTCGCTTCTCGTTTTCGCGGAAACCTTCATATTATCTAGAATCGCATTAAAAAGAAAAAGGGGGCAGATTTATTTTCACTACTCTAGTCCTGCCCCGCAGGACCGCTTTAGAGTAGAAAAATAAATCTATACCCTTTCCGCTCAGAGCAGATAAAGTAAATCCGCCTATTTTCGCTATCTCTTCCTCTAACCCCTAACTTAAATTACTTTCGAACCTCATAGAGAACCCCTATCCCAGATAGATCCGCAAGGTCGCTTGAGCCAGAAATGACTAAATTAAACTTCTCACCTTCCAAAACTCTATCAACCACATCCTTTGCCTGCGAAAGAGAAAGCCCACAACTTCTTCTCAGGAACTTATTTAACTTTACTTTATTCAGGCCTGGCATCCAGCCATACAAATATATCTGCATCACTTCACCTTGATACGAATATCCCGCGGGACTTTTCCGGGATTTGCGCCGGTAGTCCTAGTCCCACCTTTAATTATAACCTCACTGACTCCATTTGCAGCACCTAGCTCACGAGCAAAATTTCGAAGCTCACTAATACTACTGCTGCCTGCTCCCATTCCGTCTATGTGCATGCCAGTGAGTGTCAAGGAATCTTTATCTTTAGACATCCCTGTAATAACTGTCATTTCTCCCTTTCCCCCCCCCGAATGAGAGCTCATAAATATCATCATCTTGCGATATGACCGATATTCTGTCGCTCTCCATATGCATGGAAATTGGCAGATTAAAAGAAAAAGGGGACAGATTTATTTTCTGTACTCTAATCCCGAATCGCCAGCCAGTGTTAGAGTAGAAAAATAAATCTGTCCCCTTTTTGGTCTCTGATTAACTGTCCGGATTTAGAGTGAAAAAATAAATCTATCCCCTTTTCTCGCGCTTTTTGGCACTACTGTCTTTCGTGTCAGTCAGTTCGTGCGACCATAATAAAAGTATAAATCTTCATCTTGCCAACTATCTTCATAAGCAGACAGCAAGCTAATGTATGCTGCCGAGCGAGGGTCTATTTTCATATCGAACCCATCAACAGCGAATTTTCTAATCTCATCCCACTTTAACTCCCTCATGCAAAACGCAACACACTCTATGGGGGTGTTTTTAGACATCAATATCTCTTCGAATTTATTTACAAAAATCGATCGATACTCTAAATTATCCTTAATAAAATTAAGCATTTCTACCAAAACTGACTCATATGTACATGCTCCATCTTCGTCATACATCTCAGTAGACTTTAAAATAATATCATCAAATTTTTTAACAACGTCATTCATTTGTCTTCACCCATAAAAAAAGGGGACAGATTTATTTTCTGCACTCTAATTCCGACTCGCCAGACAGTTTTAGATTAGAAAAATAAATCTGCCCCCTTTTCGTTTGGACACTTGGACGGGACAGACAACAGGATAAAAACATCAAATATGAGCTAATATCCTCTTGCAGAGAAACTCATAGAAGTTACCTGCATAGTTTAGAAACTCACCGGAAGGAATTCTGACCTTTATCGAATACTCCCCTCCCTCATAGGAGTTCAAATCAAAAAAGAACACCTCTCCCAAATCCGTCTCACTTATAACTAACCTTGAATTATCCACTGTATTGTTTTTCAGCCCCACCAAGTGCTGAAAAACAATATCCCCACCATTTACTGTGTCGAAATCCATTCCGTAAAGGCTATAGACTTCTTCACCGCCAACTTCCCCACCAGCATATCTCTTTAAAAACCATTTATACGAATCGGCAAAGACCGCGCCCAGCGCCTGCTCTGCCTTCTCCACCCAATCATCACCCACCGAGCTACTTTCATCACCGAAATTAACTATTCCTCGATGCAAATCCACCAACTCTTCAACTTCACGAAAGCCGAATTTACTCATAGGACACCACCATAAAGAAAAAGGGGACAGATTTATTTTCTGCATTCTAATCCTGACTCGCCAGCCACTTTTAGAGTATAAAAATAAATCTGTCCCTTTTCAGCCGATCGGGGAATTCCGCTGCGCGAATGGCGGGGAAATGGCGGAAATCGGGAAATGATTGACGGCGGATCAGTAGAAAATCCGTCGAGCGAAGCGTCGACAATGTGGAAAATCGAGCTGAGCACTCAAAATCCCACCCCGCCGCAAGGCGGGGAAAGTCGTTTGGACACGTTGACGGGACAGACAGACAACTCACAGAAACATCTCAATATCCTCCATCGCACTTTCAACTTGCCCAGAAACATCTTTATCCGCCAGGAGGGAACTCAGCTTATTTATTACTTTCTCCTTCTCCAATACCCCATGAATCCTGGCTAGATGACCTAGACAGGTTACTGATACCCCTCTAATGCTCTCTGATGGGCTGGATAAAAAATCAAGAAGTTTATTTTGAACCCACTTCCAATCAGGATCATTAAAAGTCATCAGCAAAATTGCATCACATATTCCTTTTTCATCCCCATTAGCAAAAGCATCTTCAATGGAATATCTAGAATAAGAGCTCATATCAATTATTCCCAACCAGTATTTTCCCCTTACGATCCACTAACCCGGCACTCTGCAAGGCCCTTTGCATATCAGGGTGAAGGTCTTTCCAAGACCTTACATGTCCGTGATACGTGGTATCTATCGTCTTGTCAAAAACAACAAACTCACCAGCATCGTAGTCAATTCCGACCCTTCGAGGAGAAGTTGGCTTCACCTGAATAGATCCATCTAGCGCTGCTTGTCCATTAGCAGGAGCTTTACTTTTAACGGCATTGTCATTTTTCCCATGATACGGAGCCGCCTCATAATCTAACGGCGACTCACTATACATATTCCCCGGCGCCGGAACCTCCCCAGCCGGAGACGTCGTGCTCCACCCACCATTCTGCTGAATACCACTCCCACCCGTACTGGAGGGTAGCTCCACCTTCCCATCTGCCCCATAGCCCGAGGTGGCCGGCGTCGAGGTGTCCTTGTCTGCCGCCGGGAAGATGAATTTACCAAAATCGCCCTTGTGGATCGGGAAGCCTTCAATCCCCAGCAGGTCCGTCAGATTCTCGATATTGCGCCTCTGGGCTTCAGGTAGGGAGGCGAGAAGATCGGCGACCTTCTGTTGATATTCCGGGTTCGTGGAGACCACAACGCCACCGGCAGCCAAAGCGATCAGCGCAACTGCGCCTATCTCAAGTGCCGGAGCAAAGTTCTGGCTGCCCGGTGGCGCAAGTGTGTTCTGTAGTTGCTGAATAGCGTTCAGCGCCTCGGACGCTGCCGCCGGGTCCCGGCGCGCCAGGTCGGCCAGGCGCTCGCCCAGCTCTTTGCCCGCCGGAGTATCGGCATCGCTGCCGACCTGATACTGGAGGAGCTTAACGGCAGCAGCACTACGTTCATCCGGGGTGCCGGTTGCCAAGTCCTTTCGAGCACTCGCTCGCTGGAAGCCATCGACGACCGCCGGCACTGCATTGCCAACGACCTCGGCTGCCTGCCCGACCTTCTCTACGGAGTTACTGCTGAGGTAGAGGTCTTCGCCCTTGTGCTCATCCTTCAGCAGCTCCTGAGCCTTGTCCGTATCGCGATTGAGTCCGGAGAGGTCCTGCCCCGGGTTGTCGCGCACGACGATCTCGCCGGCGCCCACCGTGGCGCGGTTGACCTGTTCGGCGTTACGGATGTCGTAGCTGCCCTCGATGTACTTGTTGGGGACCTGGGCCTGGTCGTTGGTGGTCTTGCCGTTGTCCTGGTTTTCCTTGCTGTTGTAGGCCATGCCCGAGGTGATATCGACGCTCTTGTAGCGGTCCTTGTCGTACAGGTCGCTGTGACCGAAGGTGCCGGTGTTGAGCAGCAGGTCACCGGTGTTGCTGGCGATGACGGCGCCATCGAGCTGGGTGTGGCCTTCGGTGTAGATGTCGACGCTGTCGCGGCCCTGGATGCGGGTTTGCTCGCCGACCCAATTGCGCTTGCCGTCGGTCTTGCTGACGGAG
This region includes:
- a CDS encoding SMI1/KNR4 family protein, with protein sequence MSKFGFREVEELVDLHRGIVNFGDESSSVGDDWVEKAEQALGAVFADSYKWFLKRYAGGEVGGEEVYSLYGMDFDTVNGGDIVFQHLVGLKNNTVDNSRLVISETDLGEVFFFDLNSYEGGEYSIKVRIPSGEFLNYAGNFYEFLCKRILAHI